In the genome of Candidatus Reidiella endopervernicosa, one region contains:
- the trpC gene encoding indole-3-glycerol phosphate synthase TrpC: MSDTPDILKKIVNRKLEEIEERVANTPLQQLRDQAEHALAPRGFVRAIENKIVAGQAGVIAEIKKASPSKGVIREHFVPAEIAASYERGGAACLSVLTDIDFFQGADEYLQQARAACALPVLRKEFIIDPYQVYEARAMGADCILLIVSCLDDVQLRDLSALAVELGMDVLIEVHDEQELQRMLPLGLPLVGINNRNLRTFETSLDTTIRMLELIPDEHIVVTESGIHTPNDVAQMRANSVNAFLVGEAFMRAEEPGERLAELYTE; the protein is encoded by the coding sequence ATGAGTGATACTCCCGATATTCTGAAAAAGATCGTCAACCGCAAGCTTGAGGAGATTGAGGAGCGCGTTGCCAACACCCCGCTGCAACAGCTTCGTGATCAGGCGGAGCACGCCTTGGCGCCGCGCGGTTTTGTACGTGCCATCGAGAACAAGATCGTTGCCGGTCAGGCGGGTGTGATTGCCGAGATCAAAAAGGCCTCCCCATCGAAGGGTGTGATCCGCGAACACTTTGTACCGGCCGAGATTGCTGCCAGCTACGAGCGCGGTGGTGCGGCCTGTCTCTCGGTGCTGACCGATATCGATTTCTTCCAGGGGGCCGATGAGTATCTGCAGCAGGCACGTGCAGCCTGTGCGCTGCCGGTGCTGCGTAAGGAGTTCATCATCGATCCCTATCAGGTCTACGAGGCACGGGCGATGGGGGCGGACTGCATCCTGCTGATCGTGAGCTGTCTTGATGATGTGCAGCTGCGTGACCTGAGCGCACTGGCAGTTGAGCTCGGCATGGATGTGTTGATTGAGGTGCATGATGAGCAGGAGCTGCAGCGCATGTTGCCGCTGGGGCTGCCACTGGTCGGTATCAATAACCGTAATCTGCGCACCTTTGAAACCTCGCTCGATACGACGATTCGTATGCTGGAGCTGATTCCCGATGAACACATCGTGGTCACCGAGAGTGGTATCCATACCCCCAACGATGTGGCGCAGATGCGTGCCAACAGCGTTAACGCCTTCCTGGTCGGCGAGGCCTTTATGCGCGCCGAGGAACCGGGTGAGCGTTTGGCGGAGCTCTATACAGAGTAG
- a CDS encoding sensor histidine kinase, translating to MKRYTLYALLLILLMGSLLAWLSWSRFDDFRRYHDETAQLSAEGVADEISRLVAEKQRMVQLFAHEHVPQLGEIINNLDDEHLMMLSGHINDYFPNYFAVTLTDEKGKLLIEDFDGLVGDACRHDISTFIRDGSYTLRIHPHIDVYHFDIMAPFESGGKRGALFISFHADLLGGILRSTQTPSHRLMLIYPSGEDLIEVTAEGPRINLDRHDYRLSAEERSRIMKRIPIPGTAWEAVDMHDPELFSSYRQQLLLQMAVILLLFSAVVMAMLYSLGRAEQRRRMAEQHKDDFLSNVSHELRTPLTSIRGSLGLVINGVAGEVSEKAKGLLDIALNNSERLSGIVNDILDLKKIESGQMELEQSRHDLVMLVRRAIESNHSYGERFGAEYVLLEAPDSVEVEVDGNRILQVMTNLLSNAAKYGARNDRVEIVISVKGERVRVSVTDHGEGIDEAFHERVFERFAREGDSSIERPDGTGLGLNISRVIIEAHRGEIDFDCAGRDGTTFYFELPVS from the coding sequence GTGAAGCGTTACACTCTCTATGCGCTGTTGCTGATCCTGCTGATGGGCTCTCTGCTCGCCTGGTTGTCGTGGAGCCGCTTTGATGATTTCAGGCGCTACCACGATGAGACGGCTCAGCTCTCAGCAGAGGGTGTTGCCGATGAGATCAGTCGGCTGGTGGCAGAGAAGCAGCGTATGGTGCAGCTGTTTGCTCATGAGCATGTTCCACAGCTGGGCGAGATCATCAACAATCTTGATGACGAGCACTTGATGATGCTCTCCGGCCATATTAACGACTACTTCCCAAACTACTTTGCCGTCACCCTGACCGATGAGAAGGGTAAGCTGCTGATCGAGGATTTTGATGGTCTGGTCGGCGATGCCTGTCGGCACGATATCAGCACCTTCATTCGCGATGGTAGCTACACCCTGAGAATCCATCCCCACATCGATGTCTACCATTTCGACATCATGGCGCCCTTTGAGAGTGGTGGAAAACGCGGTGCGCTTTTCATCAGTTTTCACGCCGATCTGCTCGGCGGCATCCTGCGTAGCACCCAGACCCCCAGTCATCGCCTGATGCTGATCTACCCCTCGGGAGAAGATCTTATTGAGGTGACGGCCGAGGGACCACGTATCAATCTCGACCGTCACGACTATCGACTCAGCGCTGAAGAGCGCAGTCGCATTATGAAGCGCATCCCAATACCGGGGACCGCCTGGGAGGCGGTCGACATGCATGACCCCGAGCTCTTCTCCAGTTACCGGCAACAACTGCTATTGCAGATGGCGGTGATTCTGCTGCTCTTCTCGGCTGTGGTAATGGCGATGCTCTACTCGTTGGGACGTGCCGAGCAGCGTCGCCGTATGGCCGAGCAGCACAAGGATGATTTTCTCTCCAACGTGAGCCACGAACTGCGCACCCCGCTGACCTCGATTCGCGGTTCATTGGGACTGGTGATCAACGGTGTGGCGGGGGAAGTGTCGGAGAAGGCGAAGGGGTTGTTGGATATCGCCTTGAACAATAGTGAGCGGTTGAGCGGTATCGTCAATGATATTCTCGATCTGAAGAAGATCGAATCGGGTCAGATGGAGCTGGAGCAGAGTAGGCACGATCTTGTCATGCTGGTGCGACGCGCAATCGAGAGCAACCATAGCTACGGTGAACGCTTTGGCGCCGAGTATGTGTTGCTTGAGGCGCCCGATTCAGTGGAGGTTGAGGTCGATGGAAATCGCATCTTGCAGGTGATGACAAACCTGCTCTCAAATGCCGCCAAGTATGGTGCGCGGAATGACCGGGTTGAGATCGTTATCAGCGTGAAGGGCGAACGTGTTCGGGTGAGTGTAACCGACCATGGTGAAGGCATTGATGAGGCGTTCCATGAACGGGTGTTTGAGCGCTTTGCCCGTGAGGGCGATAGCTCGATTGAGCGCCCCGATGGCACC